A genomic segment from Dermatobacter hominis encodes:
- a CDS encoding MmcQ/YjbR family DNA-binding protein produces the protein MGNMRRLEQVVDRLPEAVRVDVEAWGGEPTFRVRNKNFVFSDADATRISVKLPKDEAEAVVVTDETAEPTGYGLGRHGWVSVGIPEGADDERWREVEEWVRTSYALVAPKTLARQVLAEDERR, from the coding sequence ATGGGCAACATGCGGCGGCTCGAGCAGGTCGTCGACCGTCTCCCGGAGGCGGTGCGGGTGGACGTCGAGGCGTGGGGCGGCGAGCCCACCTTCCGGGTCCGGAACAAGAACTTCGTGTTCTCCGACGCGGACGCGACGCGGATCAGCGTGAAGCTGCCGAAGGACGAGGCGGAGGCCGTCGTCGTGACCGACGAGACGGCGGAGCCGACCGGTTACGGCCTCGGGCGCCACGGTTGGGTCTCGGTCGGCATCCCGGAGGGCGCCGACGACGAGCGGTGGCGCGAGGTCGAGGAGTGGGTGCGCACGTCGTACGCGCTCGTCGCCCCGAAGACGCTGGCCCGGCAGGTCCTCGCGGAGGACGAGCGCCGCTGA
- a CDS encoding fibronectin type III domain-containing protein, with product MTVAPRLRRHLRTLSVAVAATAIGAAGALAGPPAPVAGAAPANTFAVTSNADDGSAGTLRWAMAQANSSPGEDLITVGAVGTIALTSQLPATTEAVTIRGAGVDDVTIDGGGSRVFWLATSMGSGVSLTVESMTLTDAANAEGGLVFNSRGTVVLDGVRITGNPGAPAIFSKEAGSTLTLRNSVVTANTGIVLGADHGNTPNTTTVDTGYQNRTYVSDTVFSGNTGGCVVSTQRFLSVTGSTVVDNAGSGLCVQGLNRSYIRSTTIARNGGTGLSFSSYGNSAVFQNAIVVDDVEVYDNGGNGVYARFQANVGGWIDRPTDELQITGSTIFGNAGDLAGQIGPTNLGAGNLISIPRPPRAVTGTAADGGVDVSWSAPTSDSGSPVTSYTVTADPGPATCTSATTTCTVTGLTNGATYTFTVVATNANGDSWASTSSAPVTPVPATTTTSTTTTTSTTTTSTTTTSTTTTSTTPSTTTSSTTVPSTSVPTTVPASTTSSVPAPTTPPAPSATSVPASPAPSAATLAALPMGLAVPSPLIPGQTITLTGTGFAAGEQVQVYLMSDPVLLTTVEASATGVASATVTIPASTPAGDHHLYMFGSSSQRGVGGATAVVADESAGPSGASAAAAPAALALTGGSPWELVALGLGLVAVGVSMRVRRVGAR from the coding sequence ATGACCGTCGCACCCCGCCTCCGGCGCCACCTCCGCACGCTGTCCGTGGCCGTCGCCGCCACCGCGATCGGGGCGGCCGGCGCCCTCGCCGGCCCGCCGGCCCCCGTCGCCGGGGCGGCGCCCGCCAACACGTTCGCCGTGACGTCGAACGCGGACGACGGCTCCGCCGGCACCCTGCGATGGGCCATGGCGCAGGCCAACAGCTCGCCGGGCGAGGACCTCATCACGGTCGGCGCCGTCGGCACGATCGCCCTCACCTCGCAGCTGCCCGCCACCACCGAGGCGGTCACGATCCGTGGTGCCGGCGTGGACGACGTCACGATCGACGGCGGCGGGTCCCGCGTCTTCTGGCTGGCCACGAGCATGGGCTCGGGCGTGTCGCTCACCGTGGAGTCGATGACGCTGACCGACGCGGCGAACGCCGAGGGCGGCCTGGTCTTCAACAGCCGGGGCACGGTGGTCCTCGACGGCGTCAGGATCACCGGCAACCCCGGCGCCCCCGCCATCTTCAGCAAGGAGGCGGGCAGCACCCTCACACTGCGGAACTCGGTGGTGACCGCGAACACCGGCATCGTGCTCGGTGCGGACCACGGCAACACGCCGAACACGACGACCGTCGACACGGGCTACCAGAACCGGACCTACGTGTCCGACACGGTCTTCAGCGGCAATACCGGCGGCTGCGTGGTCAGCACCCAGCGGTTCCTCTCGGTCACCGGGTCCACGGTCGTCGACAACGCCGGCAGCGGCCTGTGCGTGCAGGGACTGAACCGGAGCTACATCCGCTCGACGACGATCGCCCGCAACGGCGGGACCGGCCTGTCCTTCTCGAGCTACGGCAACTCCGCCGTGTTCCAGAACGCCATCGTCGTCGACGACGTGGAGGTCTACGACAACGGCGGCAACGGCGTCTACGCCCGGTTCCAGGCCAACGTCGGCGGCTGGATCGACCGCCCGACCGACGAGCTGCAGATCACCGGGTCCACGATCTTCGGCAACGCCGGGGACCTGGCGGGACAGATCGGTCCGACCAACCTCGGCGCCGGGAACCTGATCAGCATCCCGCGGCCGCCCCGCGCGGTGACGGGCACCGCCGCCGACGGCGGGGTCGACGTGTCGTGGTCGGCGCCCACCTCCGACAGCGGCTCGCCGGTCACGTCGTACACCGTGACCGCCGACCCCGGCCCGGCCACCTGCACCTCGGCGACGACGACGTGCACGGTCACCGGCCTCACCAACGGCGCGACCTACACCTTCACCGTCGTGGCCACGAACGCCAACGGCGACAGCTGGGCCTCGACGAGCAGCGCGCCCGTGACCCCGGTGCCGGCGACCACGACCACCAGCACGACGACCACCACCAGCACGACCACCACGAGCACGACCACGACCAGCACGACCACGACCAGCACGACGCCGTCGACCACGACCTCCTCGACGACGGTGCCCTCCACCTCGGTGCCGACCACCGTGCCGGCCTCGACCACGAGCTCGGTGCCCGCGCCCACGACGCCGCCGGCCCCGTCGGCGACGTCGGTCCCGGCCAGCCCGGCGCCCAGCGCGGCGACCCTGGCGGCGCTGCCGATGGGCCTGGCGGTGCCGTCGCCGCTGATCCCGGGCCAGACGATCACGCTCACCGGGACCGGGTTCGCCGCGGGCGAGCAGGTGCAGGTGTACCTGATGTCGGACCCGGTGCTCCTCACGACCGTCGAGGCGTCAGCCACCGGTGTGGCCTCCGCCACGGTGACCATCCCCGCGTCGACCCCGGCCGGGGATCACCATCTCTACATGTTCGGGTCGAGCAGCCAGCGGGGCGTCGGCGGCGCCACCGCGGTCGTCGCCGACGAGTCTGCGGGGCCGTCCGGGGCGTCGGCTGCTGCTGCGCCCGCTGCGCTCGCCCTCACCGGCGGATCGCCGTGGGAGCTGGTGGCCCTGGGCCTCGGGCTCGTGGCGGTCGGCGTCTCCATGCGGGTCCGGCGGGTCGGCGCCCGGTGA
- a CDS encoding ubiquinone biosynthesis protein COQ4, with amino-acid sequence MTEPREEVSVGEQRSVAPDVEESGASCDEARLIARAVATAVAADGTPSESQASLLRAVHRSTRGLDVDFCALEPLGPAELAEALAATPPDVRHRIVHDMVLGELILRPIPPEVARRVGEYAAALGVDDRYVRVARRYAQGAFGLAWLDLRRSGFAEHWEDARMDQLKTTVRLEDQLAAGAEDSALAECWMGFAELEPGTLGRSVWDMYRTRGFGLPGTVGGASAYLAQHDFVHVLADYGTNLNGELEVFALIGRADPDPKGFSWLATLVGLFGTGYVADAGFFTGNLEERRLDSPEVHVRLADALRRGQALCDRLGVDLLEVDFHERSATAVEDVRAELGFDAKGEAALAAGSPGAFDPAGMSPIQRRYAASLDGGGMDA; translated from the coding sequence GTGACGGAACCTCGCGAGGAGGTCTCGGTGGGGGAGCAGCGCTCGGTCGCGCCGGACGTGGAGGAGTCGGGGGCCTCGTGCGACGAGGCGCGGCTGATCGCGCGGGCCGTCGCCACCGCGGTGGCGGCCGACGGCACGCCGTCCGAGTCGCAGGCCAGCCTGCTCCGGGCGGTGCACCGCTCGACGCGGGGCCTCGACGTCGACTTCTGCGCCCTGGAGCCGCTCGGTCCCGCGGAGCTCGCCGAGGCGCTGGCGGCCACGCCCCCCGACGTCCGCCACCGGATCGTCCACGACATGGTCCTCGGCGAGCTGATCCTCCGGCCGATCCCGCCCGAGGTGGCGCGCCGGGTCGGCGAGTACGCCGCGGCGCTCGGCGTCGACGACCGCTACGTGCGCGTCGCCCGCCGGTACGCGCAGGGCGCGTTCGGGCTGGCCTGGCTCGACCTGCGCCGGAGCGGGTTCGCGGAGCACTGGGAAGACGCCCGGATGGACCAGCTGAAGACGACGGTCCGGCTCGAGGACCAGCTGGCGGCCGGGGCCGAGGACTCGGCGCTCGCCGAGTGCTGGATGGGCTTCGCCGAGCTCGAGCCGGGCACGCTCGGGCGCAGCGTCTGGGACATGTACCGCACCCGCGGCTTCGGGCTGCCGGGCACCGTCGGCGGCGCATCGGCGTACCTGGCCCAGCACGACTTCGTCCACGTGCTCGCCGACTACGGGACGAACCTCAACGGGGAGCTCGAGGTCTTCGCGCTCATCGGCCGCGCCGATCCGGACCCCAAGGGCTTCTCGTGGCTGGCGACGCTGGTCGGGCTGTTCGGGACGGGCTACGTGGCCGACGCCGGGTTCTTCACCGGCAACCTCGAGGAGCGCCGCCTCGACAGCCCCGAGGTGCACGTGCGGCTGGCCGACGCGCTCCGTCGGGGCCAGGCGCTGTGCGACCGGCTCGGCGTCGACCTGCTCGAGGTGGACTTCCACGAGCGGTCTGCGACGGCGGTCGAGGACGTGCGCGCCGAGCTCGGCTTCGATGCCAAGGGCGAGGCTGCGCTCGCGGCGGGCTCGCCCGGGGCGTTCGACCCGGCCGGCATGTCGCCGATCCAGCGGCGCTACGCGGCGTCGCTCGACGGAGGAGGGATGGACGCATGA
- a CDS encoding alpha/beta fold hydrolase codes for MPTPTIVLVHGAWADGSSWNPVSVELQSRGFEVLTPPNLLHGVAGDAAYIASFLEQRTSGPVVLVGHSYGGVVITNAGTGGGDVKALVYVNAFIPDVGETVFDILGGSGSALDVPDPTAVLDLAGYPGAPEGDVEAFLKPSTVHEAFAQDLSEADRLLIVASQRPIALGANIGPTETAAWQSIPSWAVVGTADRVIPADTQRRMAERAGSTVTEVDASHVSMVSHPQVAVDAIVAAAESVAG; via the coding sequence ATGCCGACGCCCACGATCGTCCTCGTCCACGGCGCCTGGGCCGACGGGTCCAGCTGGAACCCCGTGTCGGTCGAGCTGCAGAGCCGGGGCTTCGAGGTGCTGACCCCGCCCAACCTCCTCCACGGCGTGGCCGGGGACGCGGCCTACATCGCCTCGTTCCTCGAGCAGCGGACGTCCGGACCCGTCGTGCTCGTCGGCCACTCCTACGGCGGTGTGGTCATCACGAACGCCGGCACCGGCGGGGGCGACGTGAAGGCGCTCGTGTACGTCAACGCCTTCATCCCCGACGTCGGCGAGACCGTGTTCGACATCCTGGGCGGGTCGGGCTCGGCGCTCGACGTCCCCGATCCGACCGCTGTGCTCGACCTCGCCGGCTACCCGGGCGCGCCCGAGGGCGACGTCGAGGCGTTCCTGAAGCCGTCGACCGTGCACGAGGCGTTCGCCCAGGACCTCTCCGAGGCCGACCGGTTGCTGATCGTCGCCAGCCAGCGGCCCATCGCCCTCGGCGCGAACATCGGGCCGACCGAGACGGCCGCGTGGCAGTCGATCCCGAGCTGGGCGGTGGTCGGCACCGCGGACCGCGTCATCCCGGCCGACACCCAGCGGCGCATGGCCGAGCGGGCCGGGTCCACGGTGACCGAGGTCGACGCCTCGCACGTCTCGATGGTGTCGCACCCCCAGGTCGCGGTCGACGCGATCGTCGCGGCGGCGGAGTCGGTCGCGGGCTGA
- a CDS encoding lipase family protein yields the protein MSRSGPVRRWSAAVAALVALGVVAACAPPPPDAGFSDPPADLSVERPGQVIRSRPWTYSTDATTQAGVPGIRATQVLYRSTDALGAPIAVSGTVLVPERPWTGPGPRPLVSYAVGTHGVSDDCAPSKLMAQGLEYESGTIQRLLDLGWAVAVTDMEGLGTPGLHTYVVGRSEGHAVLDMARAALALPATGVPPDAPVGIMGYSQGGGSAAWAAELAPTYAPELHLVGVAAGGTVADPLAIARADEGTPWIGLVLLTALGFDAAYPELDLDSYLNETGRAMAEDGRRFCIMSLAGIATLVDAAGTSTGDYVTDVNPLDTPAWQQRLRENTLGGAAPSVPVLMQHGYWDGTVPYPQAEQLRATWCAAGADVTWRTLFGEHVLGFVLAAEPAVAFLADRFAGRPAPDGCSEPRPG from the coding sequence ATGTCGAGGTCAGGTCCGGTCCGACGGTGGTCCGCGGCGGTCGCCGCGCTCGTCGCGCTCGGCGTGGTGGCGGCCTGCGCGCCGCCCCCGCCGGACGCCGGCTTCTCGGACCCGCCCGCAGACCTCTCCGTCGAGCGCCCGGGCCAGGTGATCCGGTCGCGACCGTGGACCTACAGCACCGACGCCACCACCCAGGCCGGCGTCCCCGGGATCCGTGCCACGCAGGTCCTGTACCGGTCGACCGACGCGCTCGGCGCACCGATCGCGGTGTCGGGGACCGTGCTCGTCCCCGAGCGGCCGTGGACCGGCCCGGGGCCCCGACCGCTCGTCAGCTACGCCGTCGGCACCCACGGCGTCAGCGACGACTGCGCGCCCTCCAAGCTGATGGCCCAGGGCCTCGAGTACGAGAGCGGCACGATCCAGCGGCTGCTCGACCTCGGATGGGCCGTCGCGGTCACCGACATGGAAGGGCTCGGCACGCCCGGCCTGCACACCTACGTCGTCGGTCGCTCCGAGGGCCACGCCGTGCTCGACATGGCCCGGGCCGCACTGGCCCTGCCGGCGACCGGCGTCCCGCCCGACGCCCCCGTCGGGATCATGGGCTACTCCCAGGGCGGCGGGTCCGCGGCCTGGGCGGCGGAGCTGGCGCCGACGTACGCGCCCGAGCTGCACCTGGTCGGGGTCGCGGCCGGCGGGACGGTGGCCGACCCGCTCGCGATCGCCCGGGCCGACGAGGGCACGCCGTGGATCGGCCTCGTGCTGCTCACCGCCCTCGGCTTCGACGCCGCCTACCCCGAGCTGGACCTCGACTCGTACCTGAACGAGACCGGCCGGGCCATGGCGGAGGACGGCCGACGGTTCTGCATCATGTCGCTCGCCGGCATCGCGACGCTGGTGGACGCGGCGGGCACCTCCACCGGCGACTACGTCACCGACGTGAACCCGCTCGACACGCCGGCCTGGCAGCAGCGCCTGCGCGAGAACACGCTGGGCGGCGCCGCGCCCTCGGTGCCGGTGCTCATGCAGCACGGCTACTGGGACGGCACGGTTCCGTACCCCCAGGCCGAGCAGCTCCGGGCCACGTGGTGCGCGGCCGGCGCCGACGTCACCTGGCGCACCCTGTTCGGGGAGCACGTGCTCGGCTTCGTGCTGGCGGCCGAGCCGGCGGTCGCGTTCCTGGCCGACCGGTTCGCCGGCCGGCCCGCGCCCGACGGGTGCTCGGAGCCGCGCCCGGGCTGA
- a CDS encoding TIGR03086 family metal-binding protein encodes MIDLRPAVDRMVDVVSSVADDQLALPTPCPDSSVGDLVDHVGTFAVRFREAAEKDVGDRSTPPPPPDGARLEPGWRARVADDLRALADAWQDPAAWEGTTWAGGIEMPAEVTALVALDELVVHGWDLAVATGHPYRPSEDDVRGATAFVSSFEAPRDGKLFGPVVDVGDGADGFDRLLGLTGRDPAWRPA; translated from the coding sequence ATGATCGATCTCCGCCCCGCCGTCGACCGCATGGTCGACGTGGTGAGCTCCGTCGCGGACGACCAGCTCGCCCTGCCGACCCCGTGCCCCGACTCGAGCGTCGGCGACCTCGTCGACCACGTCGGCACGTTCGCCGTCCGCTTCCGGGAGGCGGCCGAGAAGGACGTGGGCGATCGCTCGACGCCGCCGCCCCCGCCCGATGGCGCCCGCCTGGAGCCCGGGTGGCGGGCACGCGTCGCGGACGACCTCCGGGCGCTCGCCGACGCGTGGCAGGACCCCGCCGCGTGGGAGGGGACGACCTGGGCCGGCGGCATCGAGATGCCGGCCGAGGTCACCGCGCTCGTGGCGCTCGACGAGCTCGTCGTCCACGGCTGGGACCTGGCGGTCGCGACCGGGCACCCGTACCGGCCGTCCGAGGACGACGTCCGTGGCGCCACCGCCTTCGTCAGCTCCTTCGAGGCCCCTCGGGACGGGAAGCTGTTCGGCCCGGTCGTCGACGTGGGCGACGGCGCCGACGGATTCGACCGCCTCCTCGGGCTCACCGGGCGCGATCCGGCCTGGCGACCGGCCTGA
- a CDS encoding SpoIIE family protein phosphatase, producing the protein MEAVDDVRRRVFVLTTLSVVALLAVSTIVLVASLGMRADASRQTDALRQLTTASSDLDTALSTQDISVRRYAFQGDGAFLDQHAEARDAADDILDKLERELADEPGSDADIELVRERLASWRREVADPEIEAIRSGDLLEAFEIERTGLGAERLDQLRSAQRQLGERIQTVNRERLASISRSADVLLVVAGLVAAFAVVYGVLSSLNQRRWGRQRREAEAERAARELAAVLERRWIGELATLSAEVNRTDTVDRLVDVVARGAAQALGADYATVGVVDRTGELRIACDEAFEEAVGPPDLLPMDGGYPLAVAIRDRTTLVFGSGPDQRSFDDVPLLAAVAPGLVATTLAAPLVDGSGRVLGGLVVHWRTPTEVDATVRSRFDTLGSLATEAIRRGRLYETSTALAELSADLAGAPTVEDVGGIIAEHGWRLADARTSNMAVVDAANRTLRFYDPTTRAEPLEIPIDAKGPINDAVRTGERTTIGSRQEFEERYPEIADAPRWAGIEAAVVLPIVIRGRVMAAIGVGWARPIVSAVDEAALATLAELARGALERAVLYSTSSGMSELAGRLAEATTGTDVGLAVDETLPAVLGASLARLAVRNQHGRIDVVRPPSMGADSARFRDLPLEAEIPLVDVIRTGREVLIDDRDEFRRRYPGLVPEIEALDVGALWAVPLLTGRDPAIGAIAVAWPDRADRDPATRALLATVADLCGATLERTQRSELEHELVSGMTEQLVRMPPGLVGVECAGRYQPALSNLRMGGDWYEFIALEDGRTIAVVGDVVGHGVDAAIEMARFRTTIATLIRTGVPFDDLFPTLHPLVSDEEPTAFRGTALCIEIDPRAGTLRLTSAGHPPALLRTDAGVRVLEGSRYPPLGMPPDDHQTASAVPFEPGDVVVSFTDGLVESRRAPIDDGIASVAEAFLRLRGDVESIADALVTLSPEAEATDDVAVVVVRRVD; encoded by the coding sequence GTGGAGGCCGTCGACGATGTCCGCCGCCGTGTCTTCGTCCTCACCACGCTGTCGGTCGTGGCGCTGCTGGCCGTGAGCACGATCGTCCTCGTCGCCTCGCTGGGGATGCGGGCCGACGCCTCCCGCCAGACCGACGCGCTGCGGCAGCTCACCACCGCCTCGTCGGACCTGGACACCGCGCTCTCGACCCAGGACATCTCGGTCCGGCGCTACGCCTTCCAGGGCGACGGCGCCTTCCTGGACCAGCACGCCGAGGCGCGGGACGCGGCCGACGACATCCTGGACAAGCTCGAGCGGGAGCTCGCCGACGAGCCGGGCAGCGACGCCGACATCGAGCTCGTGCGCGAGCGCCTGGCGAGCTGGCGGCGGGAGGTCGCCGATCCGGAGATCGAGGCGATCCGGTCGGGCGACCTGCTCGAGGCGTTCGAGATCGAGCGGACGGGCCTCGGGGCGGAGCGCCTCGACCAGCTCCGCAGCGCGCAGCGGCAGCTCGGCGAGCGCATCCAGACGGTCAACCGTGAGCGCCTGGCGTCGATCTCGCGATCGGCCGACGTGCTGCTGGTCGTCGCCGGCCTCGTCGCCGCCTTCGCCGTCGTCTACGGCGTGCTGTCGTCGCTCAACCAGCGCCGCTGGGGTCGCCAGCGGCGCGAGGCCGAGGCGGAGCGTGCGGCGCGCGAGCTGGCGGCGGTGCTCGAGCGGCGCTGGATCGGCGAGCTCGCCACCCTGTCCGCCGAGGTCAACCGGACCGACACGGTCGACCGGCTCGTCGACGTGGTGGCGCGGGGTGCTGCCCAGGCGCTCGGGGCCGACTACGCCACGGTGGGCGTCGTCGACCGCACCGGCGAGCTGCGCATCGCGTGCGACGAGGCGTTCGAGGAGGCCGTCGGCCCCCCGGACCTGCTCCCCATGGACGGCGGCTACCCGCTCGCCGTGGCGATCCGCGACCGGACGACGCTCGTCTTCGGCAGCGGTCCCGACCAGCGCAGCTTCGACGACGTGCCGCTGCTCGCCGCGGTCGCACCCGGCCTCGTCGCCACGACGCTGGCGGCGCCGCTCGTGGACGGCTCGGGGCGCGTCCTCGGCGGTCTCGTCGTCCACTGGCGTACGCCGACCGAGGTGGACGCGACGGTGCGCAGCCGGTTCGACACCCTCGGCTCGCTCGCCACCGAGGCCATCCGGCGCGGTCGCCTCTACGAGACGTCGACCGCCCTGGCCGAGCTGAGCGCCGACCTCGCGGGCGCGCCGACGGTCGAGGACGTGGGCGGCATCATCGCCGAGCACGGCTGGCGGCTGGCCGACGCCCGCACCTCGAACATGGCGGTCGTGGACGCGGCCAACCGGACGCTGCGGTTCTACGACCCCACCACCCGCGCCGAGCCGCTCGAGATCCCGATCGACGCGAAGGGCCCGATCAACGACGCCGTCCGCACCGGCGAGCGCACCACGATCGGGTCCCGCCAGGAGTTCGAGGAGCGCTACCCCGAGATCGCCGACGCGCCGCGCTGGGCGGGCATCGAGGCGGCGGTCGTGCTGCCGATCGTGATCCGAGGACGGGTCATGGCCGCGATCGGCGTCGGCTGGGCGCGGCCCATCGTGTCGGCCGTCGACGAGGCCGCGCTGGCCACGCTCGCCGAGCTGGCCCGCGGCGCGCTCGAGCGCGCCGTCCTGTACTCGACGTCGAGCGGCATGTCCGAGCTCGCCGGCCGGCTCGCCGAGGCGACGACGGGCACCGACGTCGGGTTGGCGGTCGACGAGACGCTCCCGGCGGTGCTCGGCGCATCGCTCGCCCGGCTCGCGGTCCGCAACCAGCACGGCCGGATCGACGTGGTCCGCCCGCCGTCGATGGGCGCCGACTCGGCCCGGTTCCGGGACCTGCCGCTCGAGGCCGAGATCCCGCTGGTCGACGTGATCCGGACCGGCCGCGAGGTGCTCATCGACGACCGGGACGAGTTCCGGCGGCGCTACCCGGGGCTCGTCCCCGAGATCGAGGCGCTCGACGTCGGCGCCCTCTGGGCGGTCCCGCTGCTCACCGGGCGAGATCCCGCCATCGGCGCGATCGCCGTGGCGTGGCCCGACCGCGCCGACCGGGACCCGGCCACGCGAGCGCTGCTGGCCACCGTCGCCGACCTGTGCGGCGCCACGCTCGAGCGGACGCAACGGTCCGAGCTCGAGCACGAACTGGTGTCCGGCATGACCGAGCAGCTGGTGCGCATGCCGCCCGGCCTCGTCGGCGTGGAGTGCGCCGGCCGCTACCAGCCGGCGCTGTCCAACCTCCGCATGGGCGGCGACTGGTACGAGTTCATCGCGCTCGAGGACGGCAGGACGATCGCGGTGGTCGGCGACGTCGTGGGCCACGGCGTCGACGCCGCGATCGAGATGGCACGCTTCCGGACGACCATCGCCACCCTCATCCGGACCGGCGTGCCGTTCGACGACCTCTTCCCGACGCTGCACCCGCTCGTCAGCGACGAGGAGCCGACCGCGTTCCGGGGCACCGCGCTGTGCATCGAGATCGATCCGCGGGCCGGCACCCTCCGGCTGACGTCGGCCGGGCACCCGCCGGCGCTGCTGCGGACCGATGCCGGCGTGCGCGTCCTCGAGGGCTCGCGCTACCCGCCCCTCGGCATGCCGCCCGACGATCACCAGACGGCGTCGGCGGTGCCGTTCGAGCCCGGCGACGTCGTGGTGTCCTTCACCGACGGGCTGGTCGAGTCGCGGCGGGCGCCGATCGACGACGGCATCGCCAGCGTGGCCGAGGCGTTCCTGCGCCTGCGGGGTGACGTCGAGTCGATCGCCGACGCCCTCGTCACGCTGTCGCCCGAGGCCGAGGCGACCGACGACGTGGCCGTGGTGGTCGTCCGCCGGGTCGACTGA
- a CDS encoding SDR family NAD(P)-dependent oxidoreductase: protein MTGAIRFDGEVAVVTGAGGGLGRAYALALADRGAAVLCNDLVADAAASTAAAIGERGGRAVAEASSVATPEGGAAIVDAALDAFGAIDVLVNNAGQLRNAPFAEAEPDEVDALIATHLGGAFHVTRPAFRRMAVAGHGRIVFTSSSAVFGSPWQAGYAAAKAGIIGLGHTVALEGEAHGIAANTVLPMALTGIAEDGPPPFPPDLMRETVAALAPLAPEMTVDNVTPLVLYLASRGCTLTRRTFSVGCGHVAEVLLGVTEGWYADGDGPLSPEGVAEHLDEICDPTGFAVPGSMLDGARLIARDRPDPARGRRDR, encoded by the coding sequence GTGACCGGAGCGATCCGCTTCGACGGGGAGGTCGCGGTCGTGACCGGAGCCGGGGGCGGGCTCGGCCGGGCGTACGCGCTCGCCCTCGCGGACCGTGGCGCCGCCGTGCTGTGCAACGACCTCGTCGCCGACGCCGCCGCCTCGACCGCAGCGGCGATCGGCGAGCGGGGCGGCCGGGCCGTCGCCGAGGCGAGCTCGGTGGCGACGCCCGAGGGCGGCGCGGCGATCGTGGACGCGGCGCTCGACGCGTTCGGGGCGATCGACGTGCTGGTGAACAACGCCGGCCAGCTCCGCAACGCGCCCTTCGCCGAGGCGGAGCCCGACGAGGTCGACGCGCTCATCGCCACGCACCTCGGGGGCGCGTTCCACGTCACGCGACCGGCGTTCCGCCGCATGGCGGTCGCGGGGCACGGCCGCATCGTCTTCACGTCGTCGAGCGCCGTCTTCGGCAGCCCGTGGCAGGCCGGCTACGCGGCCGCCAAGGCGGGGATCATCGGCCTGGGCCACACGGTGGCGCTCGAGGGCGAGGCCCACGGCATCGCCGCGAACACCGTCCTGCCGATGGCGTTGACCGGCATCGCCGAGGACGGGCCGCCGCCGTTCCCACCGGACCTGATGAGGGAGACGGTCGCCGCGCTCGCGCCGCTCGCGCCCGAGATGACCGTCGACAACGTCACCCCGCTCGTGCTCTACCTGGCCAGCCGTGGCTGCACGCTGACGAGGCGGACCTTCTCGGTCGGCTGCGGCCACGTCGCCGAGGTGCTCCTCGGCGTCACGGAGGGCTGGTACGCCGACGGCGACGGACCGCTGTCGCCCGAGGGCGTCGCCGAGCACCTCGACGAGATCTGCGACCCGACCGGCTTCGCGGTGCCCGGCTCGATGCTCGACGGGGCCCGACTGATCGCGAGGGACCGACCCGACCCGGCACGCGGTCGCCGGGACCGGTAG
- a CDS encoding TetR/AcrR family transcriptional regulator, with protein sequence MTTAGTDEGADAVTRVVAADHPVARRLIDATIAVIDERGETAVRVQDVVAEAGVQVPVLYRHFGNREGLVQAAQLSRLFRDLDAEMAVVERAIRSSEGPDELRATFDRLMQRVMEPERRQLRWRRVSVLGSTWGRPELSAAVSVAMRGSMSRLADALREPCERGWLRDGFDPDAFSDWFAGAALSRFAAELHPGPVDEAFDRMWCDAVRYVLFG encoded by the coding sequence GTGACGACGGCCGGGACCGACGAGGGCGCCGATGCCGTCACGCGCGTCGTCGCCGCCGACCACCCGGTGGCCCGGCGCCTGATCGACGCCACGATCGCCGTCATCGACGAGCGGGGTGAGACCGCGGTCCGGGTCCAGGACGTGGTCGCAGAGGCCGGCGTCCAGGTGCCCGTGCTGTACCGCCACTTCGGCAACCGCGAGGGCCTCGTGCAGGCCGCGCAGCTGTCCCGCCTGTTCCGCGACCTCGACGCGGAGATGGCGGTGGTCGAGCGGGCCATCCGGTCCTCCGAGGGCCCCGACGAGCTGCGAGCGACGTTCGACCGCCTCATGCAGCGCGTGATGGAGCCGGAGCGCCGCCAGCTCCGGTGGCGGCGGGTGAGCGTCCTCGGGAGCACGTGGGGCCGGCCGGAGCTCAGCGCCGCGGTCAGCGTGGCGATGCGGGGCTCGATGTCCCGGCTCGCCGATGCGCTCAGGGAGCCGTGCGAGCGCGGCTGGCTCCGCGACGGCTTCGATCCCGACGCCTTCAGCGACTGGTTCGCCGGCGCCGCGCTGAGCCGCTTCGCCGCCGAGCTGCACCCCGGGCCGGTCGACGAGGCGTTCGACCGGATGTGGTGCGACGCGGTCCGCTACGTGCTGTTCGGCTGA